The Paenibacillus macerans genome includes a window with the following:
- a CDS encoding SIMPL domain-containing protein: MKMWLKPAASILIAGSLLMGGAYVNGSWGLVGTANAAESNFQTNVVSVQGKGEITVKPDVAYLSIGVVTKAKTAQEAQKTNGEKAAKLTKLLKETWGINEKDIQTGQFSVRPDYTYNDKTGAESINGYTARYSLDVTYRNLDKVGELLDAASAAGANQIDDIRFGAEKPEQYEEEVIQKAMADAGRKANILVKAAGRTLGQAVSISLENASMPSISVQYKAVNEVAMDSAGSTPVEAGEIELRTTVNVVYEMK, translated from the coding sequence ATGAAAATGTGGTTAAAGCCTGCTGCGTCCATTTTGATTGCCGGTTCCCTGTTGATGGGAGGGGCATACGTCAACGGTTCATGGGGGTTGGTCGGAACGGCCAATGCCGCCGAGAGCAATTTTCAAACCAACGTAGTCAGCGTTCAAGGAAAAGGCGAGATTACGGTGAAGCCGGATGTGGCTTATTTGTCCATCGGCGTCGTCACCAAAGCGAAAACGGCCCAGGAAGCGCAGAAAACGAACGGCGAGAAAGCGGCCAAGCTGACCAAACTGCTTAAGGAAACTTGGGGCATTAACGAAAAAGATATCCAAACCGGTCAATTCTCGGTCCGCCCCGATTATACGTATAACGATAAAACAGGAGCGGAATCCATCAACGGGTATACGGCCCGTTATTCGCTGGATGTGACCTACCGCAATCTGGATAAGGTGGGAGAACTCCTGGATGCGGCTTCCGCTGCGGGGGCCAATCAAATCGACGACATTCGCTTTGGCGCCGAGAAACCGGAGCAATACGAAGAGGAAGTCATCCAAAAGGCAATGGCCGATGCGGGCCGGAAAGCGAACATCCTAGTCAAAGCGGCCGGCCGCACGTTGGGCCAGGCGGTAAGCATTAGCCTGGAGAACGCCAGCATGCCGAGCATTTCGGTGCAGTACAAGGCGGTTAACGAGGTTGCCATGGACAGCGCGGGAAGCACGCCCGTAGAAGCAGGAGAAATCGAGTTGCGGACGACGGTCAACGTGGTTTATGAGATGAAGTAA
- a CDS encoding DUF4280 domain-containing protein — protein MDKYEYAVRGAKIFCECGSHVRRLNLPQSHGAFVNDKPMMNEADCVPEVNISSFGTCDSPKNESGETVYLISMDGKEIQGTPCKFALLSGGKWEKTKEQAKVDEKPALTTESELHCSLGGTIRFNSSGQQEAD, from the coding sequence ATGGATAAGTACGAGTATGCGGTTCGCGGCGCAAAAATTTTTTGCGAATGCGGTTCGCATGTCCGGAGGCTGAATTTACCGCAAAGCCATGGGGCCTTTGTTAACGACAAGCCGATGATGAATGAAGCGGACTGCGTTCCCGAGGTGAATATTTCGAGCTTCGGGACATGCGACAGTCCGAAAAATGAGAGTGGCGAGACGGTTTATTTGATCTCAATGGATGGTAAAGAAATTCAAGGGACACCTTGTAAATTTGCTTTATTGTCTGGTGGGAAATGGGAGAAAACCAAAGAGCAGGCCAAGGTCGATGAGAAACCGGCGTTGACTACGGAGTCGGAATTACACTGCTCGTTAGGCGGGACGATCCGGTTTAACAGCAGCGGCCAACAGGAAGCGGATTAA
- a CDS encoding imm11 family protein: protein MDYFVMQQDERYADVPVLQHIRQKIDIRHMNRLQAHHIADTTIFQVKATSETEYPDLLSDQLFLVSEPLKKLIAMYEPDCMFKHIPLMDHFNGKQTLYFLPFFEEVEALSPRSEFNADRSVIKKLVLQGEKVAKKRIFRVRESEKPLIMVRLDVAESIMRRDLVGVSLKKVAVE, encoded by the coding sequence ATGGATTACTTTGTGATGCAACAGGATGAACGTTATGCTGATGTGCCCGTCTTACAACATATTCGGCAAAAAATCGATATCCGCCATATGAACCGCTTGCAAGCCCACCACATCGCGGATACGACCATCTTTCAGGTGAAGGCCACTTCCGAGACCGAGTACCCGGATCTGCTCAGCGATCAGCTTTTCCTGGTGTCAGAGCCATTGAAGAAGCTGATTGCCATGTACGAGCCGGATTGCATGTTCAAGCATATTCCGCTCATGGATCATTTTAACGGCAAGCAGACCCTGTACTTTCTGCCTTTTTTTGAGGAAGTGGAAGCGCTAAGTCCACGTAGTGAATTTAACGCAGATCGCAGCGTGATCAAGAAGCTGGTGCTTCAAGGCGAAAAAGTGGCGAAGAAACGGATATTCCGCGTGCGGGAAAGCGAGAAACCTCTGATCATGGTCCGCTTGGATGTGGCAGAGAGCATCATGCGACGGGATTTGGTCGGGGTCAGCTTGAAGAAGGTTGCTGTAGAGTGA
- a CDS encoding gluconeogenesis factor YvcK family protein — protein sequence MGGGTGLSVMLRGLKEKPLDITAIVTVADDGGSSGILRSELQMPPPGDIRNVLTALADVEPLLSDMLNYRFAAGSGLAGHSLGNLILAAITDISGDFVTAVRELSRVFAVRGRVLPAAGQAVVLHAEMEDGSIVTGESKIPEVRGKIKRIFLEPEEVEPLPEAVEAIREADAILIGPGSLYTSIIPNLLVPKLAEAVLENTSAIKIFICNVMTQPGETDDYTVSDHLQAVYNHVGKHLFDYVIVNDGEIPAQVQDFYAEKGAKPVQVDWDNVTGQGYKVIADTLVLFRRYLRHDADKLSHHIYQLVQDWILRKR from the coding sequence ATGGGCGGGGGAACCGGTTTATCCGTCATGCTTCGCGGATTGAAAGAGAAACCGCTCGATATCACGGCTATCGTAACCGTAGCCGACGATGGGGGCAGCTCGGGAATTCTTAGAAGCGAACTGCAGATGCCGCCTCCGGGCGACATTCGCAACGTGCTGACGGCGCTGGCCGACGTTGAACCGCTGCTGTCGGATATGCTGAACTACCGGTTTGCGGCCGGTTCGGGACTAGCCGGGCACAGCCTGGGCAATTTGATTCTAGCGGCGATTACGGACATATCCGGCGATTTCGTGACGGCCGTGCGCGAGCTCAGCCGCGTATTCGCCGTCCGCGGGCGCGTGCTGCCTGCCGCCGGCCAGGCCGTCGTGCTGCATGCGGAGATGGAGGACGGTTCGATCGTCACCGGCGAATCGAAAATTCCCGAGGTTCGGGGGAAAATCAAGCGTATTTTTCTGGAGCCGGAGGAAGTGGAGCCGCTGCCTGAGGCGGTCGAAGCGATCCGGGAGGCGGACGCTATTTTGATTGGACCGGGAAGCTTGTACACCAGCATTATTCCGAATCTGCTCGTGCCGAAGCTGGCGGAGGCGGTATTGGAAAACACATCGGCGATCAAAATATTTATATGCAACGTCATGACCCAGCCGGGGGAAACGGACGATTATACGGTGAGCGATCATCTGCAGGCGGTCTACAATCATGTCGGGAAGCACTTATTCGATTATGTCATCGTAAACGACGGGGAGATTCCGGCGCAGGTGCAGGATTTTTACGCCGAGAAAGGGGCTAAACCGGTGCAGGTCGACTGGGACAACGTCACCGGTCAAGGCTATAAGGTCATCGCGGACACGCTGGTGTTGTTCCGCCGGTATTTGCGGCATGATGCCGACAAATTAAGCCATCATATATATCAACTGGTCCAAGACTGGATTTTGCGAAAGAGGTGA
- a CDS encoding Imm3 family immunity protein: protein MSQKLTYEEITDLFDETFQEYKDKNLSNLEALAKTYEDLELIMSKGDLEKATVLIRYCELVLKQPYVFYKSKDYLLQYLNEIDYDSLEQELSSIQYQD from the coding sequence ATGAGTCAAAAGTTAACTTATGAAGAAATAACCGATTTATTTGATGAGACTTTTCAAGAGTATAAAGATAAAAATTTGAGTAATCTTGAGGCATTGGCCAAAACATACGAGGATCTTGAGTTAATCATGAGTAAGGGGGACCTTGAAAAAGCTACGGTATTAATAAGATATTGTGAACTGGTATTAAAGCAACCTTATGTATTTTATAAATCAAAAGACTACTTGTTACAATATTTAAACGAAATAGACTATGACTCTTTAGAACAAGAACTATCGAGTATCCAATATCAAGACTGA
- a CDS encoding phage baseplate assembly protein V: MSEAVYTSAHIVVSHYKFERITELVIHKSMNDHGKLLLSGIISEDLKDKYIEQAEASDTIQVAVQDQDKPIPLFYGVITNISVQATRGVRSITIEAHSLSVLMDIRKKTRSFQNKTLTYKSLFHRLIASYPDSDLIDEASQGKTIGGLLVQYQETDWTFLRRLASHFHASLVPVSSQPGVKLYVGVPEGDNPRKLDEYNYSMKKDLQDYKLKSENGVEDISEQDSICYTVASHKLLELGDAVTFQGRTWYVGRVETKLENGVLSSLYDLKDAKGLRCRTEYPYVLAGTSLFGTILDVAKDKVKVKLHIDQDQPVNEAMWFAYSTVYSSPDGSGWYCMPEVGDEVRLYFPDEQEKHAFAASSVDTDSANPQNRSDPAVKSISTKYGKEIVFKPGAVEIIGGGQLLMRLTDDGGIEINSDKKISLSAMEDIEITGGAKILIQGESGIEFIQGNTSLKVEDEVTFTGGRVNIK; this comes from the coding sequence ATGAGTGAAGCGGTTTATACGTCGGCCCATATCGTGGTGTCCCATTACAAGTTCGAGAGAATTACGGAGCTCGTCATCCATAAATCGATGAACGACCATGGGAAGCTGCTCCTCAGCGGCATTATTTCCGAAGACCTGAAGGATAAGTACATAGAACAAGCGGAGGCCAGCGATACCATTCAGGTGGCGGTTCAGGATCAGGACAAACCGATCCCGCTGTTTTACGGAGTCATTACGAATATTTCCGTTCAGGCCACCCGGGGAGTAAGAAGCATTACCATAGAGGCGCATAGTCTCTCAGTCCTGATGGACATTCGCAAGAAGACCCGATCTTTTCAGAACAAAACGTTAACGTATAAAAGTTTATTCCACCGCTTGATCGCAAGCTATCCCGATTCGGACCTCATCGATGAAGCGTCTCAAGGTAAAACCATCGGCGGGTTGCTGGTTCAATACCAAGAGACCGACTGGACGTTTTTGCGGAGATTGGCTTCGCATTTTCATGCTTCTCTAGTTCCGGTCAGCTCCCAACCTGGCGTTAAGCTGTATGTGGGAGTGCCGGAAGGCGATAATCCCCGGAAGCTGGATGAATATAACTACTCCATGAAAAAAGATTTGCAAGATTACAAACTGAAATCCGAGAACGGTGTCGAGGATATTTCGGAGCAAGACAGCATCTGTTACACGGTAGCCAGCCACAAGCTGCTGGAATTAGGTGATGCCGTAACGTTTCAGGGGCGGACATGGTATGTCGGCCGGGTGGAGACGAAGCTGGAGAACGGCGTGCTGAGCAGCTTATATGATTTAAAAGATGCCAAAGGCTTGCGCTGCCGCACGGAATATCCTTATGTGCTTGCGGGAACGTCGTTATTCGGGACGATCCTTGACGTGGCCAAAGATAAGGTGAAGGTGAAGCTGCATATCGATCAGGATCAACCGGTAAATGAAGCGATGTGGTTTGCTTATTCGACGGTTTATTCCTCACCGGACGGGAGCGGCTGGTATTGCATGCCGGAAGTGGGGGATGAAGTGCGGCTTTATTTTCCGGATGAGCAGGAGAAACATGCTTTTGCCGCAAGCTCGGTCGATACGGATTCGGCAAATCCGCAGAATCGAAGCGATCCGGCGGTGAAGAGCATCAGCACCAAATACGGGAAAGAAATTGTGTTTAAACCCGGCGCGGTTGAAATTATCGGCGGGGGTCAGCTGTTGATGAGGCTCACCGACGATGGCGGGATTGAAATTAACAGCGACAAGAAAATTTCGCTATCGGCCATGGAGGATATTGAAATTACCGGCGGCGCCAAAATTCTGATTCAGGGGGAGTCGGGTATTGAATTCATTCAAGGAAACACGTCGCTGAAAGTGGAGGACGAGGTGACGTTTACCGGGGGCCGGGTGAATATCAAATGA
- the whiA gene encoding DNA-binding protein WhiA: protein MSFAAQTKKELTMVEASACCEQAELSALIRMNGSVQVSNKKVVLDISTENAAIARRIYSLLKKHFQIHTELLVRKKMRLKKNNVYIVRIPGRVEEILKELKIVSEGFVFTPGINPELTRKNCCKRAYLRGAFMAGGSVNNPEGSSYHLEISSMYEEHCKALVELANEFHLNARCIERKKGFILYIKEGEKIIELLNIIGAHQALFKFEDVRIMRDMRNSVNRIVNCETANLNKTIGAAVRQIDNIKLLQKEVGLENLPDKLREVAEIRLAHPDMNLKEVGELLKGTVSKSGVNHRLRKIDELAEKIRGG from the coding sequence TTGTCATTTGCGGCGCAAACCAAAAAAGAGCTGACCATGGTCGAAGCCTCCGCTTGCTGCGAGCAGGCCGAGTTATCGGCGCTGATCCGGATGAACGGTTCGGTCCAGGTCTCCAACAAAAAGGTCGTGCTGGACATCTCGACCGAAAACGCCGCGATCGCAAGGCGGATTTATTCTTTGCTCAAGAAGCATTTTCAGATTCACACCGAACTGCTCGTGCGCAAAAAAATGCGTCTCAAGAAAAATAATGTGTACATCGTGCGGATCCCCGGGCGAGTGGAAGAAATTTTGAAGGAACTGAAAATCGTTTCCGAAGGATTTGTTTTCACGCCGGGGATTAATCCGGAGCTCACCCGGAAAAACTGTTGTAAGCGGGCTTATTTGCGCGGCGCGTTTATGGCCGGCGGTTCGGTAAACAACCCGGAAGGCTCCTCCTACCATCTGGAGATCTCCTCGATGTATGAGGAACACTGCAAAGCCCTGGTCGAGCTGGCCAACGAGTTCCATTTGAACGCGCGCTGCATCGAGCGCAAAAAAGGTTTTATCCTGTACATCAAGGAAGGCGAGAAGATCATCGAGCTGCTGAACATCATCGGGGCTCACCAGGCGCTGTTCAAGTTTGAAGATGTGCGGATCATGCGCGACATGCGCAACTCGGTCAACCGTATCGTCAATTGCGAAACGGCGAATCTGAACAAAACGATCGGCGCCGCCGTCCGTCAGATCGACAACATCAAGCTGCTGCAAAAGGAAGTAGGCCTGGAGAATTTGCCGGATAAGCTGCGCGAAGTCGCCGAGATCCGCTTGGCCCATCCCGACATGAATTTGAAAGAAGTGGGCGAGCTGCTGAAGGGAACGGTCAGCAAGTCCGGGGTGAACCACCGGCTGCGCAAAATCGACGAGCTGGCGGAAAAAATTCGCGGGGGCTAA
- a CDS encoding Imm3 family immunity protein, with product MWYYDEMTNEVNRYYSSISSDSETKDVIAKVVLDRFKRDCRNTKSEKIVVYTTLAERLLNDSLTESIEYQNIKNTLKEFNVDEVGEQLSNDEKQKLQLRIRRVLNHLSDDTH from the coding sequence ATGTGGTACTATGATGAAATGACCAATGAAGTTAATCGTTACTATAGTTCTATTTCTTCAGATAGTGAAACAAAGGATGTAATAGCTAAAGTCGTCCTTGACCGTTTTAAAAGGGATTGTAGAAATACAAAGAGTGAAAAAATTGTGGTTTACACTACGCTTGCTGAACGTTTACTAAATGATAGTTTGACGGAGTCCATTGAATATCAGAATATTAAAAATACTCTAAAGGAATTTAATGTTGATGAGGTAGGCGAACAACTTTCTAATGATGAAAAACAAAAGCTTCAATTGCGAATTAGGAGAGTATTAAATCATCTTTCGGACGATACTCATTAG
- a CDS encoding ribbon-helix-helix protein, CopG family — protein MVAKKKPGPKTDNPMDTMLRVRVDKITLEKLDDSAKELNTSRSEIIRKGIHKIHDDLKK, from the coding sequence TTGGTAGCTAAGAAGAAACCGGGGCCGAAAACGGACAATCCTATGGATACTATGCTGCGTGTTCGGGTAGATAAGATTACACTGGAAAAACTGGATGACAGCGCAAAAGAGTTAAATACTTCACGTTCTGAAATCATCCGAAAAGGTATCCATAAGATCCATGACGACCTCAAAAAATAA
- a CDS encoding HPr family phosphocarrier protein, with translation MVRNPVTVRLKTGLHARPAALFVQEANKYSSEIFVEKDDKKVNAKSIMGIMSLAISTGTEIYISAEGADAEQAANALINLVSKEELENQ, from the coding sequence ATGGTTAGAAACCCGGTTACCGTTCGATTGAAAACGGGACTGCACGCTCGGCCGGCTGCGCTTTTCGTTCAGGAAGCGAATAAATATTCTTCGGAAATTTTCGTTGAAAAAGACGATAAAAAAGTGAATGCCAAGAGCATTATGGGGATTATGAGTCTGGCCATCAGCACCGGTACTGAAATTTACATTAGTGCGGAAGGCGCGGATGCAGAACAGGCTGCAAACGCTTTAATCAATTTGGTCAGCAAAGAGGAATTGGAGAACCAGTAA
- a CDS encoding DUF6809 family protein, producing the protein MKGSGALSLRNPEYRPLNRKISDTILMWKDKLSEHDFQELEELLDLRSQSDSMYAEASFVYGFKLALWIMIEVTTGETELVHKQD; encoded by the coding sequence ATAAAAGGAAGCGGCGCACTCTCTCTCAGAAATCCAGAGTATCGTCCTTTAAATCGTAAAATATCCGATACAATACTTATGTGGAAAGACAAGCTGTCTGAACACGATTTTCAAGAGCTCGAAGAATTATTGGACTTACGCTCCCAATCGGATTCCATGTACGCCGAAGCGTCCTTTGTATACGGTTTTAAGCTTGCCTTATGGATCATGATTGAAGTGACGACCGGAGAGACCGAGCTTGTGCATAAGCAAGATTAA
- a CDS encoding IS110 family transposase — translation MQSTTKFVGLDVSKEKISVAIADASGETPRYYGSIPHTPAALRKLIKELGPAETLSFCYEAGPTGYETYRWITSMGAHCVVIAPSLIPKRPGDHVKTDRRDAEQLARPFRAGELTPVYVPEREDEALRELVRAREAAKEDAHRARQRILKFLLRHHIEPPATIKRRWTRKYRSWLEQLTFPYEPMQVAFDEMLHTLNEIEQRMGRLEKALVQQATVGSKATLIRVLQSLRGIGLLTAVTLAAEIGSFTRFRSPAQLMAYLGLVPRESSTGLSTRRGSMTKAGNGRLRRSLVESAWSYRHRPAVKGDLAKRLDGMPADIQLLSWKAQERLHYKYRHLIFGKNKHKNVAVGAVARELTGFIWAVARTVEQPVAN, via the coding sequence ATGCAGTCTACCACAAAATTCGTCGGTTTAGATGTATCCAAAGAAAAAATTTCGGTTGCTATTGCAGATGCAAGCGGTGAAACTCCTCGCTATTACGGGAGCATTCCTCACACTCCGGCGGCGCTGCGCAAGCTGATCAAAGAACTGGGACCGGCCGAAACGCTATCGTTTTGTTATGAGGCAGGTCCGACAGGTTACGAAACCTATCGCTGGATCACCTCCATGGGAGCCCATTGCGTTGTCATTGCTCCGTCGCTTATTCCCAAACGCCCTGGCGATCACGTGAAGACGGATCGACGGGACGCCGAGCAGCTTGCCCGTCCGTTTCGTGCAGGAGAATTGACTCCTGTCTACGTCCCGGAGCGGGAAGACGAGGCTTTGCGGGAGTTGGTTCGCGCCCGGGAGGCCGCCAAAGAGGACGCGCATCGGGCACGCCAGCGGATATTGAAGTTCCTGCTCCGCCATCACATCGAACCGCCGGCTACGATAAAGCGTCGTTGGACCCGGAAGTACCGTTCCTGGCTGGAGCAACTGACATTCCCTTATGAGCCCATGCAAGTAGCCTTCGACGAGATGCTCCATACCTTAAATGAGATCGAGCAGCGGATGGGGCGTTTGGAAAAAGCCTTGGTTCAGCAAGCCACGGTCGGCTCCAAGGCAACTCTGATTCGGGTGCTTCAGTCCCTGCGTGGGATTGGACTACTGACGGCCGTCACTCTAGCTGCTGAGATCGGTTCATTTACTCGCTTCCGCTCCCCGGCCCAACTCATGGCGTATTTAGGGTTGGTTCCTCGTGAGAGTTCAACCGGCCTGAGTACTCGGCGCGGAAGTATGACCAAAGCCGGTAACGGGCGCTTGCGCCGATCCTTGGTGGAATCCGCCTGGAGCTACCGTCATCGGCCTGCGGTGAAAGGAGATCTCGCCAAGCGTTTGGATGGCATGCCGGCCGATATACAACTGTTGTCGTGGAAAGCGCAAGAAAGATTGCATTACAAATACCGTCATCTCATTTTTGGAAAGAACAAACACAAAAATGTGGCCGTAGGCGCGGTGGCCAGGGAGCTAACCGGGTTCATATGGGCTGTTGCTCGAACGGTGGAACAACCGGTGGCTAACTAA
- a CDS encoding deaminase domain-containing protein, giving the protein MVGYESISVASPYRIKVVQDIQMECKPNEHGRLFIRGVADDQDQTNAVLKASAEDRIEVFASQESGEGKMFSGLISAVQTKHHNGVYVVEVEAVSGTSQLDVQKRRRSFQDSRMTYGELVRNVLKGYAGSDVIQLIGDKEPIGQPIVQYDETDWEFLKRMASHFETVLFSDISEAKPRLYIGVPSRNSFRLPDDLPYTASKDLLAYQEAMAAGSSPLHSTDFFTYEVRTGERYSIGDGVLFREKPLVISEIKAGMDQGQLMYTYRLSRSEGIRQNRIRNRQLVGVSLNGKVLDVKGQQVKLHLEIDEEQPPAAAYWFPFAPPTGNVMYSMPQKGTTASLYFPNDAGSKAKVIGCVRTNGEDCSKTGNPQNRYFGTEHGSELEMTPTAINIVSGSKEPLKISFDDAAGVTLTSHRKLMMNAGEEISLYTPKRVVFRTTNMILVKKLSKQSGFTLESEYHVLGSQVKLVGADRTTYSKYDDDIQTYTPPKEEKKGWGLFDTVLAAVAVVVVVALVVAATVVTGGVAGAILMGAACGAVAAVGATAVGDLARGELSSGATYLRSAVTGGIVGAVTGGLFGPIGGASSSLAPMTASQLTSAYTGMLATGFASGYTDYVLTESINGRRPTFSGALTAGAYGAMFSGALVLFKPIKNAMQGLFQKGIKPNTATLNRPTPIEELEVNNNRKPEVEDGPNRGPRGTGDPLNDYQRLMSKTDAARNSLPPKYQEVDLTGFKIGNIAYAEVNIPNHFEGEIKSFSKYGNLNKKGEVTSVPGWVSSKKIENRKYHEDVLKVNSDNQIDLTNGYLRDKDTEYKIIEEISDKLKDNYNAEGVIHLSTERNVCLSCDNVLKSFSKDYKNITLYIYDSLGNVYKLKNGSVITE; this is encoded by the coding sequence ATGGTAGGGTATGAAAGCATAAGCGTTGCATCACCGTACCGGATTAAGGTCGTTCAAGATATTCAAATGGAATGCAAGCCGAATGAGCATGGGCGGTTGTTCATCCGTGGTGTTGCCGATGATCAGGATCAGACGAATGCGGTGCTCAAAGCCTCTGCGGAGGATCGGATTGAGGTTTTTGCAAGCCAGGAATCGGGGGAGGGCAAAATGTTTAGCGGCCTGATCTCCGCCGTACAGACCAAGCATCACAACGGGGTTTATGTGGTCGAGGTGGAGGCCGTTTCCGGCACAAGCCAACTGGATGTCCAGAAGCGGCGCAGGTCTTTTCAGGATTCCCGGATGACCTATGGCGAGCTTGTACGAAATGTGTTGAAAGGCTATGCCGGGTCCGATGTGATTCAATTGATCGGCGATAAAGAACCTATTGGCCAACCTATTGTCCAGTATGACGAAACGGATTGGGAGTTTCTGAAACGGATGGCGAGTCATTTTGAGACGGTTTTATTCAGTGACATTTCCGAAGCCAAACCGCGGCTTTACATCGGGGTGCCCAGCAGGAACAGCTTTCGGCTTCCGGATGATTTGCCGTATACGGCAAGCAAAGATTTGCTCGCCTATCAGGAGGCTATGGCGGCGGGTTCATCTCCGTTGCATTCTACGGACTTTTTTACTTATGAGGTAAGAACGGGGGAGCGTTACTCGATTGGCGATGGGGTTCTTTTTCGCGAGAAACCGCTGGTGATTAGCGAAATAAAAGCCGGCATGGATCAGGGCCAACTGATGTATACTTACCGATTATCGAGAAGCGAAGGGATTCGCCAAAACCGGATCCGGAATCGTCAACTGGTTGGCGTCTCGCTGAACGGCAAGGTGCTCGATGTCAAAGGCCAGCAGGTCAAGCTGCATCTGGAAATCGATGAAGAGCAGCCGCCGGCCGCGGCTTATTGGTTCCCTTTTGCTCCGCCAACGGGGAATGTGATGTATTCGATGCCCCAGAAGGGTACGACGGCCAGTCTTTACTTTCCGAATGATGCCGGAAGTAAGGCGAAAGTCATCGGGTGTGTGCGTACCAATGGAGAGGACTGCAGCAAAACGGGGAATCCGCAAAACCGCTACTTTGGTACCGAACATGGCAGCGAGCTTGAAATGACGCCGACTGCGATCAATATCGTGAGCGGCTCTAAAGAGCCGTTAAAGATTAGCTTTGACGACGCGGCAGGCGTTACCCTGACGAGCCATCGGAAGCTTATGATGAACGCCGGTGAGGAGATTTCGCTATATACGCCCAAACGAGTTGTCTTCCGGACGACCAATATGATTTTGGTCAAGAAATTAAGCAAGCAGAGCGGGTTTACGCTGGAAAGCGAGTACCATGTATTGGGAAGCCAGGTCAAATTGGTTGGAGCTGACCGGACAACCTATTCCAAATATGATGACGATATTCAGACCTATACGCCGCCGAAGGAAGAAAAGAAGGGCTGGGGCCTCTTCGATACAGTTTTGGCCGCCGTGGCCGTTGTCGTGGTCGTCGCTTTGGTGGTCGCCGCTACTGTGGTGACCGGTGGAGTCGCCGGAGCCATATTAATGGGCGCGGCTTGCGGAGCCGTTGCCGCCGTGGGTGCAACCGCCGTCGGCGACTTGGCCCGCGGCGAACTGAGCAGCGGCGCTACCTACTTGAGGAGCGCGGTAACCGGGGGGATTGTCGGAGCCGTAACCGGCGGACTCTTTGGCCCTATTGGCGGGGCCTCATCTAGTTTGGCTCCGATGACCGCAAGTCAGCTAACGAGTGCATATACAGGCATGCTTGCTACCGGTTTTGCCAGTGGATATACTGACTATGTATTGACGGAATCCATCAATGGAAGAAGACCAACTTTTTCGGGTGCATTAACTGCTGGCGCTTATGGCGCTATGTTCTCCGGCGCATTAGTACTCTTCAAGCCTATTAAGAACGCGATGCAAGGCCTTTTCCAAAAGGGAATTAAGCCTAATACGGCCACATTGAACAGGCCGACTCCTATCGAGGAGTTGGAGGTTAATAATAATCGTAAACCGGAAGTGGAGGATGGGCCGAACCGGGGGCCTAGGGGGACAGGTGATCCTTTAAACGACTATCAACGATTGATGAGTAAAACAGATGCAGCAAGAAACTCATTACCACCTAAATATCAAGAAGTGGATTTGACAGGATTTAAAATCGGTAATATTGCATATGCCGAAGTGAATATTCCAAACCATTTTGAAGGAGAAATAAAGTCATTCAGCAAATATGGGAACCTTAACAAAAAAGGAGAGGTGACATCAGTACCTGGCTGGGTTTCATCGAAAAAAATAGAAAATAGGAAATACCATGAAGATGTACTAAAAGTAAACTCGGACAATCAAATTGATTTGACGAATGGATATTTAAGAGATAAAGATACAGAGTATAAAATAATAGAGGAAATAAGTGATAAACTAAAGGATAATTATAATGCTGAAGGAGTTATACATTTATCTACTGAAAGAAATGTATGCTTGAGTTGCGACAACGTACTAAAATCATTTAGTAAAGATTATAAAAATATTACGCTTTATATCTATGATTCTCTAGGAAATGTATATAAACTGAAAAATGGTTCTGTTATTACGGAATGA